From Nitrospinaceae bacterium:
GTGGCGAGTTTGTCTCATGCCAGCCTTGCCGCCGAAAAGGGGATGGGCATCGTCATCGGGACCACGGGATTCACCCCTGCCGAAAGCGAGGCGTTGGCACAGATTGGAGAGAAAATCCCTTGTGTCCATGCTCCCAATATGAGTGTGGGTGTCAACGCGGCTTTTCGGTTGATTGAGGAGGCGGCTCGGCTTCTGGGCGATGGATATGATGTCGAGGTTCTAGAAACCCACCATAATCAAAAGATCGACGCCCCATCGGGCACGGCCGTTCGGATGGGAGAGATTTTAGCGCGGACCTTGGGGAGAGATTATCCGGGCGATGCGGTGTTCCATCGAGAAGGGGAGACAGGGAAGCGACCACAGAGGGCCATCGGAATGCAGACCCTTCGAGGCGGCGATGTGGCGGGTGAGCATACGGTCTATTTTTTTGGCCAAGGCGAGCGAATTGAAATAACGCACCGGGCAACGACGCGGGATAATTTTGCTGCTGGTGCCATAAGGGCGGCGAGATGGGTGAGCGGCCAGAAGCCTGGCGTTTACGAGATGAGAGATGTCCTGGGAATATAGTTAGCCGCGTTTCCTTTTAAGGTTGGAGGGGCGGATT
This genomic window contains:
- a CDS encoding 4-hydroxy-tetrahydrodipicolinate reductase, with amino-acid sequence MGARIINLIVASGDMTLSGALEREGFTALGDDAGQASGVGPLGIPFTSDDSSLEGDVIISFAIPVASLSHASLAAEKGMGIVIGTTGFTPAESEALAQIGEKIPCVHAPNMSVGVNAAFRLIEEAARLLGDGYDVEVLETHHNQKIDAPSGTAVRMGEILARTLGRDYPGDAVFHREGETGKRPQRAIGMQTLRGGDVAGEHTVYFFGQGERIEITHRATTRDNFAAGAIRAARWVSGQKPGVYEMRDVLGI